Proteins found in one Xenopus laevis strain J_2021 chromosome 1L, Xenopus_laevis_v10.1, whole genome shotgun sequence genomic segment:
- the atcay.L gene encoding caytaxin isoform X5, with amino-acid sequence MGTTEATLRMENVDVEVKEEWQDEDFPRPLPEDTGMDSLSSPLEDDFTSSPPNTLNISSSHSKRKTLVAPEINISLDQSEGSVLSDDFLDTPDDLDINVDDIETPDETDSLEFVANGNELEWEDDTPVASAKNMPGNSADLFGDGAGEEGGTTNGRMWRTVIIGEQEHRIDLQMIKPYMKVVTHGGYYGEGLNAIIVFAACCLPDSNCPDYHYIMENLFLYVISSLELLVAEDYMIVYLNGATPRRRMPGIGWLKRCYQMIDRRIYKSLGEIKEKPQIFDYRPSFLVYPNSAGYLQTFY; translated from the exons GCCCCTTCCTGAAGATACAGGAATGGATAGTCTTAGCAGTCCCCTTGAAGATGACTTTACTTCCT ctccTCCTAACACATTAAATATCAGCTCATCCCATAGCAAAAGGAAGACCCTGGTAGCCCCAGAAATCAACATATCTCTTGACCAGAGTGAGGGTTCTGTGCTATCTGATGACTTCCTGGATACTCCTGATGATCTGGACATTAATGTAGATGATATTGAGACGCCAGATGAAACAGATTCTTTGGAATTTGTGGCCAATGGAAATGAGCTTGAATGGGAAG ATGATACACCGGTTGCAAGTGCAAAGAACATGCCTGGTAATAGCGCTGATCTTTTTGGTGATGGGGCTGGTGAAGAAGGTGGCACCACTAATGGACGCATGTGGCGAACTGTGATAATTGGGGAGCAAGAACATCGAATTGACCTGCAAATGATAAAACCATATATGAAAGTAGTGACACATGGAG GTTATTATGGTGAAGGTCTCAATGCTATTATAGTGTTTGCAGCCTGTTGTCTACCAGATAGCAACTGTCCTGATTACCATTACATCATGGAAAATCTCTTTCT ttatgtcATAAGCAGTTTGGAGCTGCTGGTAGCTGAGGATTATATGATTGTCTACCTAAATGGGGCAACACCACGAAGACGGATGCCTGGGATAGGATGGCTAAAGAGATGCTATCAGATGATCGACAGGAG gaTTTACAAGTCTTTGGGAGAA ATTAAGGAAAAACCTCAAATCTTTGATTATCGTCCATCCTTCTTGGTTTATCCGAACAGTGCTGGCTATCTCCAGACCTTTTATTAG